A genomic window from Mesorhizobium sp. 131-2-1 includes:
- a CDS encoding glycosyltransferase family 2 protein → MNERLPSKLAHVGAVSPPDPIDFALQRALTLPRVSFIVPTLNEAENLPWLLPRIPSWAHEIIIVDGRSTDDTVAVARRLRADVKVVMEPRRGKGAALQAGFRAATGDIIVMLDADGSMVPEQAIVFVSALMAGADLVKGSRFIQGAGTDDMSLFRMFGNRGLTLFVRLLYGGWFSDLCYGYIAFWTKHVGTLNCDCDGFEIETLINVRALKNHLNIVEVASFEAPRISGESHLRAIPDGWRVLKTIVRERVHQQHRRGVTACDDGG, encoded by the coding sequence ATGAATGAGCGCCTCCCCAGCAAACTCGCCCACGTCGGTGCCGTGTCGCCGCCCGACCCGATTGATTTTGCCCTGCAGCGAGCACTGACTCTGCCCCGAGTGAGCTTCATCGTCCCGACGCTCAATGAAGCCGAGAACCTCCCCTGGCTGCTGCCTCGCATCCCCAGCTGGGCGCATGAGATCATTATCGTGGATGGTCGTTCGACTGACGATACGGTCGCGGTCGCGCGCCGCCTGCGCGCGGACGTGAAGGTTGTCATGGAGCCCCGCCGGGGCAAGGGCGCTGCACTGCAAGCAGGATTCAGGGCCGCCACAGGCGACATCATCGTCATGCTGGACGCTGACGGCTCCATGGTGCCGGAGCAGGCGATCGTCTTTGTCAGTGCGCTGATGGCCGGCGCGGATCTCGTCAAGGGTTCACGCTTTATCCAGGGCGCCGGTACCGACGACATGTCGTTGTTCCGGATGTTCGGCAACAGGGGGCTGACCCTGTTCGTGCGGCTGCTCTATGGCGGTTGGTTCTCCGATCTATGCTACGGATACATAGCCTTCTGGACCAAGCACGTCGGCACGCTGAATTGCGACTGCGATGGCTTCGAGATAGAGACCCTCATCAACGTACGGGCATTGAAGAACCACCTCAATATCGTCGAGGTGGCGAGTTTCGAGGCTCCGCGCATCAGCGGTGAGAGCCATTTGCGGGCAATCCCGGACGGCTGGCGCGTCCTCAAGACCATCGTGCGTGAGAGGGTTCACCAACAGCACAGGCGAGGCGTGACAGCCTGTGATGACGGCGGGTAG